The following is a genomic window from Eubalaena glacialis isolate mEubGla1 chromosome 18, mEubGla1.1.hap2.+ XY, whole genome shotgun sequence.
TCTCTTCTGAAGTAATAGATTCTACCTAGCACCCGTGAAGTAGGTCTGGTAAGCCACTGAGTTTTTGAGGTGAAAGCAAAAATCCTTCCTGTGAGCCAAACGTGGGGTACCATGCCAGTTCTCTTCTGGAATATCTATGTGTGGCCCTGAGACTGGCCTACGTGTGACTTGCAGAGTTAATGATTATCCCAGCAGTTGTCTGAACTGCTTGGTTCCACTGGGCTGCTGCAAGCAGTTAGAGCAGTCTCCAGAGAGCAGCATGTTCCCCTTGCTCTTTGGGGCTGGACTGGTGGTTCTGAACCTAGTGAGCTCTGCAAGGAGCCAGAAGACAGAACCTCTTAGTGGCTCTGGGGACCAGCCCCTCTTCCGTGGTGCGGATCGATACGACTTTGCCATCATGATCGCTCCAGGAGGCACAGAATGCTTTTGGCAATTTGCCCACCAGACTGGATACTTCTATTTCAGTTATGAGGTGGGTACTTGGTCATACTGGGGacttgtttttcttgtttgttcatttccttttgtaAAGGGGGTCAGGTTTTAAATGAACACAAGGTTCTAGTTGTCTTTATTATGCTGTGACTCCCCACCTGTTAATGAAACAGACCTGCAGTTAAATGGAAACTCTTGATGGATGAATAATCACTAAAACATATGGCTTGGCTTCTCAAATTGGGGGCTGTGGAAGTGTGCTCAAAGTCATGGGACAAACTGGGTGCCTCTTCCTGGAGAGGTAATCATCACACTTACTCGAGTTTAGAGATGAGAGGGGAaagaatccattttttaaatgttaaaataatatggATATGGTACCAAGTTGAATGAAAAGTCACATGAACTTTGGAGACAAACCCAGAGATTTCAAAGACGCTTCAGTTTATGAGGTTGGGGGAGCAACATTTACTCTCTTGCCTTTAGGGGTAATTCCAGCAAATTGGAGAATCAGTAACTCAAGGCTTCTCTATGCAGTCAGACAGACCTGTTGCTTTTAGGAAGGTAAATGTTTTCAAGTTGCCTGTTCGCAGGCCAAGTACTTTAATCCATGCTGTGCCCAAGGATGGTCTGCTCAACAGTAAACTTGGAAGCTGttcatttcctttgttctttATCTTAGAAACCTATTAACTTTCTAAATTTTGTTTACAGAGTAAAAGACTATGTTGATCTTATTCCACTCCAAtgtaacttaaaatttattttaaattaacctATCAGAGATTTTTCTTATCTCTGAATTTATAATAGAATAGTAGCTACTAGTCAGCTCACTGTAGCCTGGGCTTATCAAGACGCAGCTTGGAGGCAAGTACCTATTGaatgccttatttatttattgtcaagCATCAAATAAGCCCAAATCTGGTATACCACTGGGGAGGTCAAAACCAAGTGAGTTCAGCCAAGAACTCTACAGCCAGATTCATACATAACCAACATGTCAGTTGCATGGTCTGAGACATGTTTTCTTACCAGGGGTGCTATTGGCATTTGGGTCATTTCTTTGTCCTGCTTACTATTTCTAACACGGCAGGATGTTCAGCATTGCTGTCCCCGCCCCCCTTCCCCTACTCGCAACACCAGGGCAGCAACACCAGGGCAACGTCTCAGCCCAAATTCAAAGTGGGGGTTGGGCAGTACCATccctgattgagaaccactgtgctgaTGGTCACTGGATGTCAATCTTACCATTCAGCTAGCTTCCTGATGATGCAGCAGGAGCTTTTCTCCCTCTTTAATGTGTCTCGGCAGGTTCAGCGGACACTGGGAATGTCACATGACCGGCATGTTGCTGCCACTGCACATACCCCACAGGGTTTCCTTATAGACACCTCTAAGAATGTTCGGGGCCAGATTAACTTCTCTACCCAAGAGACAGGTCTGTTTTCATCATCACGGCTATTATAATAATCATACGTTTCTTTGAAATTGGGAAAATAATGAGGAAATATTGAAATTAATTAAGTACCTGAGATGTAAAAGCTCTGGCTTTTTCACATATGGATGGTGAAATAGTAAGAAAAAGATTTAGCCTTCAACACCAAAAACCAGATTTCCTGGAGACTGCCAATGGCCAAGGACATTAATCAGCGGTCCACTGGCAGTTTGGAAGCAGTCTCCAGGTGACTAATTATTATAACTCCAGGGTCCAGAAGCTCGATTTTATCTTACCATCTCCAACGAACCAGATTATTGGAAAGTGATCAAAACAGGCAGACCCATTTATGATacagaattccaattaataaatttattatgggATAGTATTTCTTTCCAGCCATCAAAACACTTGAGCCAGTTATCAAAAAGCAGAACACAAGGAAATGCATGGCCATGAAAAATATCCACATTCTACAACAAAGCACTTCTCCAGTCACCAGAAAATTCCTACAGCCAGATCGAGCCTGTCCTCACCCTGGACGGCACCAGTTTGAACTGTCCTCTCTACCAGCCAGGTGCACAAAAAAAGACTATTTCTCAACAGGGACATAAGAGAATCCTTCACTGCGTGGCACAGGATGTTCAGCATTATTATGCAGCATCTTTGGCCCCTACGTGACATGCCAGTAGTGCCTTCCAGTCATTTCGACAATAAAATACACTGCCACACCTTTCCAACCCTGCTCCTCCGCACTCCTCCCCCATCACCACACGCGGGGAGGTGACCCCAGTTGAGAACAAGCACCAGTACATACCCCAACCATCAGCCCCCGTACAGACCACCTTGCAGGAAGTTACTCCAGTAGGATAGCTTCTTTCATTCACAAAGCATACATTTTTTCCCTACTTTCAAATTCAAGATGATATCCCAGCTCTAACGGTATGCAAGAAGCAAACACTATGCTCTTAATATGCTCTTGATCAGGAATTCCTTAAGAGATGTGGGAATTATACgctgaaaaagaggaagaaaacattttctatcCAACATAGAGCTAAAGCTACTAATATTTGGCAAaacaatattattataaataatatttagtaaaataaGTTTCACGTAAGATCAGTATCTTCCACATCAAAAACTGGATTTTGTACTTCCTAAGTAAAAAGAAGGTGCTATAGTAGCACATTTAACACTGGAGAACAGTTATCTCCAGGGAAATctagagggtgggagggtgggagaccAAGACTTGGTAATGATCTAGGGATTCCTACAGGTTTTTATCAGCTTTGTCTAACAAATCAGCAAAATCGCTTTGGTTCTGTGCAAGTATACCTCAATTTTGGAGTCTTCTATGAGGGGCCTGAGATGgaccacaaagagaaaaatgaaagaaaacaactgaATGATACTTTGGATGCAATTGAGGTAATTGTTTTGTGGGAGAGAAACATCCATGGAAACTGACTTTAAATTTGGAGGAAAGATTAGAATTATGGGAGTAATATCATCTGAGTGAGGGCTCATTTGGGGAGAAAACAAACAGGCAAAGGGATTTGAAGCCTTTAATTAATTTTGTGACTTGGAGCTCTTGAAATTCCTCACTTGTTTTATACCAGGAATTGGCAAATAACGGTtcacaggccaaatctggcccactgcctgtttgttttttaacttagatacaattcaccactttaagtgtacagtttagtggtttACAAGGTCCTGCAACCATTACCagcatctaattccagaatagtttcatcaccccaaaaagaaactgcAGACCTATTATTCACTCTGTGTTCCCCATGCCCCTCAGCCCTGGGTAATCCctcactaatctactttgtttatatagatttgcctgttctgtacACTtcatgagtggaatcatacaatgtggcCTTTTGTctttggcttcttttatttagcatgttttcaaggttcatccacattgtagcatgtattagtacttcattcctttttctgcatgaatagtattctattgtatatttaaaacaccatattttgtttatctacttaTCAGCTGGTAGACatctgggttatttccactttttggctatcatgaacaatgctgctgtgagcatttgcctacaaatttttgtgtgaacatgctTTCATCTCTGTACACATATAAGCGGTATACTCTGCTGGCACATATGGTAACTTTTTACCTTCAGTGAGGAACTGTTATATTCCACAGTGGCTaaaccattttacactcccaccagcagtgtatgagtgttgcaatttctccatatccctgCAAACATGTTACAGTCTTTTTTGCTATAGCAATCCTAGTGGGTATAAGTGGTATCTTTTGGTTTTTGAGTTGTGTCTCcctaatgacattgagcatctttgcatgtgttttttggcctttcagttatcttttttggagaaatgactattcaaatcctttgcccattttaaaatctggttatttgtctttttatggttgagttctaagagttctttatatatcctggatacaagtctcttatcagatatatgatttgcaaatattttctcccattctctgggaCCTCTCTTGACTTTCTTGATAGTTTCCTGGATGCACAAAAgctcactgcctgtttttgtaagtgAAGTTTGACTAGAACACGGCCATGCTCATTTGACAATTACagctggccctctgtatctgcagatgcagaacctgcaGATGCGGAGGGCCGACTATGGGACTTCAGCATCCTCTGCAGGTCCCGGAACCCATCTCCCCACTGATAATGAGGGACAGCTAACTGGACATaatgtctatggctgcttttgtgctacagtgGCAGAGCTTAGTAGTTGCAAGAGactgtatggcctgcaaagcctagaatatttactgtctggcccttcaATAAAAATTTGCAGGCCCTTATCTTTTACCATATACAAAGAACAGAAGACATCACCCAGAAGGGCAATGATGTGCTGAGTACATGTCTAAATCTAGAGATACTCTGGAGGAACTTTCTAGTTTCAGCACTGAAGTTTTtcattacaaaaattatttttttaaaactgaagtccAGGCCATTTTTTCATAGACAACAAAACTAGCATTTATCAACAACTCCAATAGCCTACTTATTACATATCATAAAATCATATGTTACTCAACTTCCAGATAAACTAGGTTAGTGCTGGTGGGTACCCAGGTGAGGCTAGATGAGGTTAGGGAGGAACcctttctgtatttcattttctgtCCTGCAGAAGAGTACACGAAAGGTGCAGAACAATATCTTTCACATGTGGCGATACTACAACTTCGCTCGCATGAGAAAAATGGCTGACTTTTTCCTACTCCAGTCAAACTATAACTATGTGAATTGGTGGTCGACAGCCCAGAGCCTTGTTATTATTCTTTCTGGGATCCTGCAGCTGTATTTCTTGAAGCGTCTCTTCAACATCCCAACGACTACAGACACAAAGAAGTCAAGATGCTAAGCTCGAACAACTACAGTGCCCTGGCTCTTTTCTTCTGGGGCACAAGCTCTCTCAAATCTTTGTAAAGTTATTGggaaaaaatcaatttttcttgTTAGAAAGTTGTAGCCTATTGCTCTCATCTACACAGGCAAAATcgcaataaataaaaatgtgtaaagtTTTGACGTTGACTATTTCTAAAGTACACACTAAATGCTACCATCAAAATACTGTCCATCGTACTGCAGCCCCTTAACCTTCACTATGTCTATTTAGAAATTAACAGAGAACCTTGGAAgggagaaaagttgaaaaaaatgggACAAAAACATATAAAACTGGGTTTTATATGTTGCATACAAAAACAGGAGTTGGTAGAGTGCTTTTTTGTAAttgaaaaatgatttatttttagagATGTCACCTTTGGAATTTAAATTAAGCAGTATACGCACTAAagaaattgctttacaatacaggtacttaaaaattttttcgtCTGTGATATgtttttcactgaaaaatattttaataattctaaaaataattttggaaggcATGGGAGAAGGCTGGAGGAGCTAAATTATTATTTCAGGGTCCCTGATTAGTGCTTTTTGTCCAGTCCAGTCAGGTAATTAAAGATTTgttaagaatatatgtataaatgaatcactttgctgtacacctgaaactaatccaatattgtatgtcaactatactacaataaaaaaatttttttaattaaaaaaaaaaaacccaaaagatttATAAGAGAAATTGTTTTAGAAATCAACGTGATAAAAATAACATTCAGCCTGGGATCATACCATTCAAGAAAAAGAGCGAGAAAACTGCTTGTAAAAGCCAAGATAATATAATCAAATTATATTCATAAGATCCTACTCTTAGTAACAGAAATACTCAGTATAAACATTACAGAAATAATTCTTACCATTTATTCAACACTAtcatttgccaggcactgtgctaggtgctttacgATCATGAATTCTACTTCTAAAAACTATTCTTAGGAAGACGGCTAGGCTGCTTTTTGAAACAGAAGGAAATGAAGCTTATTAAAGTTTAATGACTCATCTAAGGCCATACAGCTGGTAGATGTGAGAACTGGTATTTGAATCCAAGTTTTTTTTCCACACTACACAGCACCTACCGTAAAGAAAATCGGCAGAATAAACTGCTCTTACTGTTTTATCcaaatttcatttgtaaaatccCACACATGACCTACTATTCTGATGGCAATATCTATCTTTCAtagtattaataaataattaagaaaattcaTTACGTTCTTATCATGTGTTTGGAAAACAGTGTTATCACAGATAACAATAATACGCTATTCTTGTCCTCAGTTCCAACAATTTAGAACCTGTTGCTCAAAACAAGAAGCCCTCTGATTCAAATATAAAACACAGCATTCTAGTTAGTCAAAATCACAAAGATCCGAAACCCCGTTTTTGAGCCATTTCTGCATAATAAGAATCCAGCCTGCATTTGTCCATAATAGAATATTAAACTAAGAAGTCCCTGAAGAGGTCACagtgttgacaaaattcaacatgatgGTGGAGCCTACACAGACACAGGAAACAAAGCTAGGCCCTTCCACACAGCCACAAGTCCTCGCGATGATTTCGTTTTAAGTCAATGTCTCTTCATGCCGCACATATTCCCCAATGTCTGCTTGATGAAATACCACAATCGCCATGGGGTCTACTTTCCTGCAGTCTTGTGTAGACTTTGCTGCCACCCCAAAACCCTGGGATTCAAAAGAAGAGACACTGATTCACTCAAGTCATTCCATAAGTACGTATTGAGGTCTGGAAACAACAAAGACGAAAAGATACAGTTCTTTGAAGAATTCAAAACGTGCTGAGAATTTAGTCTCTCAAGCGCAGACTGAAAATACATCCATCTTGAATAAAAAGATACTTGATTTTTTAACAGCAACCATCTCTACTCACCAAAGGGATGTCTGCCATGGAGTACACCACGACTCCCTGGTACTGAGAAGTATTTTCGGTGATTCGACCAAGTCCAGATTTCAGCACATGGTTCCCATACAGGAAGGATTGCTCTGCTCCAGGTTTTATCCACACTTTATACTGTAATAAAGAGAATTAAATCCAAGAGACATAAAAATGCTAAATAGTTAGACCCCTGCAGATAGGCTAACTGCTAGATctatggttaatttttttcttttttttccttatgaactaaggttttttggttctttaatttattttcttttcagttgaaGTATAGTAAtgtacaatactatgttagttacAGGTGCAAAACATAGTGatctgatatttctatacattacaaaaggATCACAATGATACAAAGTTATTGTATCTGTGTCGTGTCATCTGTCTCCATACAAGATTATTAAGATATTACTGACCATATGCCCCGTGCTATATATTTCACCTGTGAGGTTCGTTTGTCTTGTAATAtgacttttaaagaaaagagagaaggagtcATGCTTCCCTTAATATGTTCACCCCCTTTAGAGACCTGCCAGGAGGTTCTTACCTCGACTCTACAATCAACTTCTCCCACGGGCAGTTTAACAGCTCTTTTTCTGTACCCCACTACGCTCCTCTTCACAGCCACCTATTTGCTTTTCGGTCTTGAGCTGGGTCTGCATAGGCTTTTCAGGTTCTGCTGGAGATAACTACCACTACGCGGCCACACAGGGCTCCTACTCCTGAGCCCCGACCACGCCCAGGCAGCAAGATGTACACACATCTCCAGGTGCTGGCACTGACCCTAAGCACCGTCAGGGACTCCGGCGCAGAAAAGGTGCCCAATTCTGCCTTCTGATGTGGCCCTCAGCCTAGACTTCCTCCATCCCTAGTGGCGGACTGAAATCACCCCACAAACCTTGGCATACGGTGCCAGGTAATCCAGAGCTGTGATGTGCAACCGAAACCTGTGGGTCTTCGTGAATTTTCCGAAGCACGTCCCCAGCGACACCAGCTTCTCACCGGAGATATTGGCGGCCAACTTCAAAATCTTCTCactgaagggataaagaaaaaggCAGTGTCAGATGAGGCAGGCTGGAGGGACCCAGGCCCCTACCCGGCTCCATGCTGCCTACCCGGCCCCGCGCCGCCTCACCTCACGTAGTACACCCGCTCGTTGTGCAGCCTGAAACAGTAGGTGCCGTCGGGCCTGTCGACCAGCAGCTGCAGATTCTCCCCGATGCTGAGAGCAAAAGGAGGACTGGAGGCCGCGCCCGGACTCGTCCCGGCACCGCGGCCCCCGCTCCACCCACGCCCCTCCCCGCCACCCACACACTCCCGCTTCTGCCCCGCGCACTCTTACTATTTTGCTATCTTCTCAAACATTACACGCGTCTCCTCTTCAGTCAGAGGCCGCATTTTCCCGCTGGGTTGGAACGCCGGATCCTCGTGCCTCAGTTACCGGAAACGGAAGAGCAGCCGCCAGCcgctccttggcaaccacaaagcCTGCCTCTCTAGCTGCTTTCCAGTCGTTCCCCACGCTAGCGCCCCGTAACCTGGACGACTATCGGAGAAAGAAAGTGGGCCTGATGAGAAACCATAGAGACCGGAAGTGCGCCCGGGCTGCTTTGGGTTCTACGGAGTCAGCGCCCTCGCTGAGCGGGAGGGGAAGTGACGCTGCTGCTGAGAAGATGGCGGCGATGGCGACTCTCCCACCCTCGACTACGGCCACGGCAACGGCCACCGCGGCTGCTCTCGGGGAGGTGGAGGATGAAGGGCTCCTGGCGTCGCTGTTTCGGGACCGCTTCCCGGAGGCCCAGTGGCGGGAGCGGCCCGACGTGGGCCGCTACCTCAGGGAGTTGAGCGGCTCGGGGCTGGAGCGGCTGCGGCGCGAGCCCGACCGCCTGGCCGAGGAGCGAGCGCAGCTGCTGCAGCAGACGCGCGACTTGGCCTTCGCCAACTACAAGACCTTCATCCGCGGCGCCGAGTGCACCGAGCGCATCCACCGCCTCTTTGGCGACGTGGAGGAGTCGCTTGGCCGCCTGCTCGACCGCTTGCCCAGCTTCCAACAGAGCTGCAGGTGCGGCGGGTCCGGTGCTAAAGGGGCTTTTAATACCTGTAATCGCTATCATTTACGACGACAGAAATAGCTAACACTTAGATAGCGCTTACCATATGCCAGGTTCTCCTCTGAGCATTTCATTAATCCATTTAAACTGCACAGCAGCCTTCGAGGTAGGTATTGTTATTTGCATTTTGTGTATGaggaagttgagacacagaggtTAGTGACCGTCCCAGGGCACAGCTAGTAAGTTTCGAAGTCAGAATTGGAACCCAGCAGCACGTCCCCcactcatagggctgttgtgagcaCTAAATAAAGAGAATCCATGCAAAGCACTTATCATTGGGTCTGACATAATTAACTCTACAATTGTCAGTTtaatatatgtgcatatttatGTAAACCTATACACACAACAGACACGTACACACAACAGCTTGGACCAGAGGTCATCTGCTCTAAACCGTTCATTGATAGGAGGCTGACAAGGAAATCCTCCCATTTGGGGGCAGTAAAAATcatcatcaaaacaaaacaaaaaactcttccTTTTTGACCCATATTCTCCCTCCCTCGACCCTCAATTCATTATCCCTAATTCTGCCTTCCAGCCTTTCGTGATAAAAGTTTAAGTTTTCTTTTGAGTCTTTGCATATTTGAGAATAGCTTTCATACTCTTCCAATCCCCTAGAATAGATGGAGGGCTTCACAAAGCAGGTGTCTGCAGTTACGGAGAAGAAATGGAGACTGTAGCAGGAACTGAGGTTGGACCATAGCATAGGAGAAGATTAAGAGGCTGAAGGAACTTGGGGGTAAGGCTGTAGTTCTAGGCTAGGTAGGgcattatgaaaataataatagctgttATTAAAGGAACATTTACTCCATATCAGGTCCTGTGTTAAATGCTTTATACacgtcatctcatttaatcctcacatcctTATGAGGTGGGTCCTGTTACTATTTTACCAATGAAGAAACAGTTCAGAGAGCCTAAGTACCTTGCCACAGCTTGTTAAGtggcagatctgggttcaaatctttttatcacttattagttgtgtgatcttggacaagttgcttaaaATCTCTGGGATTAAAATTTCCTCAAGGGTAAAAGTACTTACCTAATGGGGTTGGTGTGAAGATTAAATCAGATAAATCAGCCCAGTGCTCAGTTCATAGTAAGTGCTTGGTATTTGTAGCTAAGGTTTGGATACAGAGAAGTGAACCACCAATGTACTCCTGATTGTTACTAGGAATTTTGTGAAAGAGGCTGAGGAGATCAGCTCCAATCGCCGAATGAACACCCTGACTCTAAACCGGCACACGGAAATCCTGGAAATCCTGGAGATCCCTCAGCTCATGGACACCTGTGTCCGGAACAGCTATTATGAAGAGGCCCTGGAGCTTGCAGCCTACGTACGCCGACTGGAAAGGAAATACTCCTCCATCCCTGTCATCCAGGTAGCCAACTTGCCCAGAGAGGACTCAAACTGATGTTCTTGTTATCAGTAATTCTGTGGTCATCACTGACCCTTTAGGCAGAAACCTTAGGGAAACTCCTTGCATTTTTCACATCAGTTTCTGCAAGGCAGGCAGGCTTGATCATAAAACATACATTCATTATTCAGTTAGCTGATAAATATTaatcatgtgccaggcattgatctaggtgctggggatacaatgtGGACAAAGACAAGTCCTTGGCTCTCATAAGCTGCTAGTTggcaaattaataaataatatcctTTCAGATAGTGTTAAGTATCTTAACAAAATAAACCAGGGAATGGGGCAGGAGGCTAAGGTGGGTTACTCTAGGTAGAGTGGTCAGGAAAGGCTCTTCTGGTGAGataacatttaagctgagacccaGATGACGAGAAGGAGCCAGCCACATGAAGATGCGGGAGGGGAGAGCAAACCAGAAAGTGGTACGAACAAGTATAGCAGGCTAAGGAGAGAAGAAGTTGGAGTGTTTGAAGTATAAAGATAGCCATTCTGGCTGGATTGCAGTGAGCAAGGGGAGAGCATTAGGAAGCAGGTGAGGGCAGGAGAACCAGGCAGGGCCCGTAGGCCACAGTGAACCAGATCTTTGCTGGTGAACCTGTATGCATCAGTTTTAGGAAATCTACTTCATATGTCAGGACAGCAGTGGGAATGTTGGTCTGCAGTATTCAGGGTTAGTGGAGTGGGTTCCAGGGAGTGTCTTTCCCAGCGTGGTGACTCACCCCCTGTGTCGTCAGGGCATCGTGAATGAAGTGCGCCAGTCCACGCAGCTGATGCTGAGCCAGCTGATCCAACAACTGAGGACCAACATCCAGCTCCCTGCCTGCCTCCGTGTCATTGGCTTCTTACGGCAAATGGATGTCTTCACCGAGGCTGAGTTGAGGGTCAAGTTTCTTCAGGCCCGAGATGCTTGGCTCCGTTCTATCCTGACTGCCATCCCCAGTGATGATCCCTATTTCCACATCACGAAAACCATCGAGGCCTGCCGTGTCCATCTGTTCGATATTATCACCCAGTACCGTGCCATCTTCTCAGACGAGGACCCGTTGCTGCCCCCTGCCATGGGCGAGCACACCGTGAATGAGAGTGCCATCTTCCATGGCTGGGTGCTGCAGAAAGTCTCACAATTCCTGCAGGTGCTGGAGACCGACCTTAACCGAGGGATAGGCAGCCGTCTGGACTCTCTGCTGGGCCAGTGCATGTACTTTGGGCTGTCTTTCAGCCGGGTAGGGGCTGATTTCCGGGGTCAGTTGGCTCCTGTTTTCCAGCGAGTGGCTATCGGCACTTTCCAGAAAGCAATTCAGGAAACGGTCGAGAAGTTCCAGGATGAAATGAACTCCTACACCCTCATCTCAGCTCCAGCCATCCTGAGCAGCAGTAACCTGCCTGCTGCTGTTCCAGTGACTCAGCCGGGGACCCTGCAGCCGCCCATGGTGCTCTTAGACTTCCCACCCCTTGCCTGCTTCCTCAACAATATTCTGGTCGCCTTCAATGATCTGCGCCTCTGCTGCCCCATGGCCCTGGCGCAGGATGTGACTGCGGCCCTGGAGGACGCCCTTGCCAAGGTGAGCACATACTGTTGGCTCTCTTCTGGGGCCTCCTTTAGTAACAGGTGGCCAGACTTTTGTAATAAACCAGTCTGTGTGACAGTGGTGCCTGCTGACTTAGGTTTAGTGTGGTTTTAGAGGTTTTTCTGGTTGAAAAGCTCTGGTTAGTCCTCTTTCATGAAGTGTCTCACCTGTAGTAACGGTTCAGTAATATATTgattttctattgctgtataacaaactcacacaaacagcagcttaaaacaacacacatttatcatgtctcagtttctttcggtcaggagtccaggcacagCCTAAATGGGTTGGTCCTCTGCTCACAAGGTTGCAATCAAGTTGTTGGCCAGGCTGTGGACTCATCTGGAGCTCAGGGTCCCCTCCTTTCAAGCTCACTCACAGTGGCAGATTTCTGTTCCTtacagttgtaggactgaggcccTCAACTCCTAGAGACCAGCCCACTCCATAGGCAGTTCAGTGTGGCTTTTTGATTCTTCAGGGCCAATGGGAGAGCATCTCTCCTTGCTAAGTCTCCTTTAGGGGAGTCCTCAACCCTCTTTTAAGAGGCTCA
Proteins encoded in this region:
- the TMED6 gene encoding transmembrane emp24 domain-containing protein 6, giving the protein MFPLLFGAGLVVLNLVSSARSQKTEPLSGSGDQPLFRGADRYDFAIMIAPGGTECFWQFAHQTGYFYFSYEVQRTLGMSHDRHVAATAHTPQGFLIDTSKNVRGQINFSTQETGFYQLCLTNQQNRFGSVQVYLNFGVFYEGPEMDHKEKNERKQLNDTLDAIEKSTRKVQNNIFHMWRYYNFARMRKMADFFLLQSNYNYVNWWSTAQSLVIILSGILQLYFLKRLFNIPTTTDTKKSRC
- the NIP7 gene encoding 60S ribosome subunit biogenesis protein NIP7 homolog isoform X1; the encoded protein is MRPLTEEETRVMFEKIAKYIGENLQLLVDRPDGTYCFRLHNERVYYVSEKILKLAANISGEKLVSLGTCFGKFTKTHRFRLHITALDYLAPYAKYKVWIKPGAEQSFLYGNHVLKSGLGRITENTSQYQGVVVYSMADIPLGFGVAAKSTQDCRKVDPMAIVVFHQADIGEYVRHEETLT
- the NIP7 gene encoding 60S ribosome subunit biogenesis protein NIP7 homolog isoform X2 translates to MRPLTEEETRVMFEKIAKYIGENLQLLVDRPDGTYCFRLHNERVYYVSEKILKLAANISGEKLVSLGTCFGKFTKTHRFRLHITALDYLAPYAKYKVWIKPGAEQSFLYGNHVLKSGLGRITENTSQYQGVVVYSMADIPLKFLK
- the COG8 gene encoding conserved oligomeric Golgi complex subunit 8 isoform X1, producing the protein MRNHRDRKCARAALGSTESAPSLSGRGSDAAAEKMAAMATLPPSTTATATATAAALGEVEDEGLLASLFRDRFPEAQWRERPDVGRYLRELSGSGLERLRREPDRLAEERAQLLQQTRDLAFANYKTFIRGAECTERIHRLFGDVEESLGRLLDRLPSFQQSCRNFVKEAEEISSNRRMNTLTLNRHTEILEILEIPQLMDTCVRNSYYEEALELAAYVRRLERKYSSIPVIQGIVNEVRQSTQLMLSQLIQQLRTNIQLPACLRVIGFLRQMDVFTEAELRVKFLQARDAWLRSILTAIPSDDPYFHITKTIEACRVHLFDIITQYRAIFSDEDPLLPPAMGEHTVNESAIFHGWVLQKVSQFLQVLETDLNRGIGSRLDSLLGQCMYFGLSFSRVGADFRGQLAPVFQRVAIGTFQKAIQETVEKFQDEMNSYTLISAPAILSSSNLPAAVPVTQPGTLQPPMVLLDFPPLACFLNNILVAFNDLRLCCPMALAQDVTAALEDALAKVTKVILAFHRAEEAAFSSAEQELFVQFCTVFLEDLVPYLNRCLQVLFPPAQMAQTLGIPPTQLSKYGNLGHVNVSVVQEPLAFILPKREMALCLDDKALVPELTAPAPEPPAEGPVLEPFTPAFPDGGQQEVGSAGPPQADEPSAGT
- the COG8 gene encoding conserved oligomeric Golgi complex subunit 8 isoform X2; amino-acid sequence: MAAMATLPPSTTATATATAAALGEVEDEGLLASLFRDRFPEAQWRERPDVGRYLRELSGSGLERLRREPDRLAEERAQLLQQTRDLAFANYKTFIRGAECTERIHRLFGDVEESLGRLLDRLPSFQQSCRNFVKEAEEISSNRRMNTLTLNRHTEILEILEIPQLMDTCVRNSYYEEALELAAYVRRLERKYSSIPVIQGIVNEVRQSTQLMLSQLIQQLRTNIQLPACLRVIGFLRQMDVFTEAELRVKFLQARDAWLRSILTAIPSDDPYFHITKTIEACRVHLFDIITQYRAIFSDEDPLLPPAMGEHTVNESAIFHGWVLQKVSQFLQVLETDLNRGIGSRLDSLLGQCMYFGLSFSRVGADFRGQLAPVFQRVAIGTFQKAIQETVEKFQDEMNSYTLISAPAILSSSNLPAAVPVTQPGTLQPPMVLLDFPPLACFLNNILVAFNDLRLCCPMALAQDVTAALEDALAKVTKVILAFHRAEEAAFSSAEQELFVQFCTVFLEDLVPYLNRCLQVLFPPAQMAQTLGKIFHFYSLPSGPGIPPTQLSKYGNLGHVNVSVVQEPLAFILPKREMALCLDDKALVPELTAPAPEPPAEGPVLEPFTPAFPDGGQQEVGSAGPPQADEPSAGT